One Thomasclavelia spiroformis DSM 1552 DNA window includes the following coding sequences:
- a CDS encoding methylated-DNA--[protein]-cysteine S-methyltransferase has product MNKIYAITTNDKYEYTALIKEATRQLNEYFNGERKVFDLFLDLTGTSFQIKVWQELLKILYGETKSYKDVGINNSKAC; this is encoded by the coding sequence TTGAATAAAATATATGCAATAACTACAAATGACAAATATGAATATACAGCATTGATAAAAGAAGCAACAAGACAATTAAATGAATATTTTAATGGTGAAAGGAAAGTATTTGATTTGTTTTTAGATTTGACAGGAACTTCTTTTCAAATAAAAGTTTGGCAAGAATTATTAAAGATATTATATGGTGAAACAAAAAGTTATAAAGATGTTGGCATAAATAACTCAAAAGCATGTTGA
- a CDS encoding PTS sugar transporter subunit IIB, producing the protein MKKIVLLCDTYNDMAIANNYLVSKMKEASIKDSIECEIYACSIHDICEKAIDADVVLLTPLICFKQFLIEKIVDCPVEQIGIGAYANIDGQYILDKAFSKISENYVS; encoded by the coding sequence GTGAAAAAAATTGTCTTACTATGTGATACATATAATGACATGGCTATTGCAAATAACTATCTAGTAAGCAAAATGAAAGAAGCATCAATAAAGGATTCTATTGAATGTGAAATATATGCCTGTTCTATCCACGATATATGTGAAAAAGCTATAGATGCAGATGTTGTTTTACTCACACCCTTGATTTGTTTTAAACAATTTCTAATTGAAAAAATTGTAGATTGTCCTGTTGAACAAATAGGAATAGGAGCTTATGCAAATATAGATGGTCAATATATCCTCGATAAAGCTTTTTCAAAAATATCTGAAAATTATGTATCATAA
- the pyk gene encoding pyruvate kinase — MLKNEKMSKTKIICTIGPASESKEMMTKLVKAGMNVMRLNFSHGSHEEHLNRIKLITEINKELGSSVAILLDTKGPEIRTGDFKGGYAEFKKGQIVTICQEDIEGTSDRFTISYKDLYHDIKPGSFILVNDGQVELLVDHVDGTDIVCVCANDGVVKNKRGINVPGIKLGFNYLSKRDIDDLKFGCLQPFNYVAASFVRRAQDIFDIKKLLIENDRPDIQVIAKIENKEGVENIDEILNIADGIMIARGDLGVEVPAEDVPLIQKSIISKCKDMGKIVITATQMLESMQTNPRPTRAEVSDVANAIFDGTDAIMLSGESAAGQYPQESVMTMSRIALKTEQSLDYDALHRQAVLTAGKDTSEAICMSVAEIASKFQVAAIIAFTESGFTARKMSRYRPEARIIAATPIVNTTRSLALSWGVTPVICKTMKTRSSMMDYAEIIAKENGVASGDLILVTGGKPGLIGDTSYLELVRVK, encoded by the coding sequence ATGTTAAAAAATGAAAAAATGAGTAAAACTAAAATTATATGTACAATTGGACCAGCATCTGAAAGTAAAGAAATGATGACTAAATTGGTGAAAGCTGGAATGAATGTAATGAGACTTAATTTTTCTCACGGAAGTCATGAAGAACATTTAAATAGAATTAAATTGATTACTGAAATTAATAAGGAATTAGGATCATCTGTTGCCATATTATTAGATACTAAGGGACCTGAAATTAGAACAGGAGATTTTAAAGGGGGATATGCAGAATTTAAAAAAGGGCAAATTGTTACTATTTGTCAAGAAGATATAGAAGGTACAAGTGATCGTTTTACAATATCTTATAAAGATTTATATCATGATATTAAACCAGGAAGTTTTATTTTAGTAAATGATGGACAAGTTGAGCTATTAGTTGATCATGTTGATGGCACTGATATAGTATGTGTTTGTGCAAATGATGGAGTGGTAAAAAATAAGCGCGGAATAAATGTACCAGGAATAAAATTAGGATTTAACTATTTATCTAAGCGAGATATTGACGATCTAAAATTTGGCTGCTTACAACCATTTAATTATGTAGCAGCATCATTTGTAAGAAGAGCACAAGATATTTTTGATATAAAGAAATTGTTAATTGAAAATGATCGACCAGATATTCAAGTAATTGCTAAAATTGAAAATAAAGAAGGAGTCGAAAATATTGATGAAATTCTAAATATTGCTGATGGTATCATGATTGCTCGTGGTGATTTAGGAGTTGAGGTACCAGCAGAGGATGTACCATTAATTCAAAAAAGTATAATTAGTAAATGTAAAGATATGGGAAAAATTGTTATCACAGCAACTCAAATGTTAGAAAGTATGCAAACAAATCCACGACCAACTCGTGCCGAAGTAAGTGATGTAGCAAATGCTATTTTTGATGGAACGGATGCAATTATGTTATCTGGTGAATCAGCAGCAGGACAATATCCACAAGAATCAGTTATGACAATGAGTCGTATTGCTTTAAAAACCGAACAAAGCTTAGATTATGATGCTTTACATCGACAAGCTGTTTTAACAGCTGGTAAAGATACATCTGAAGCAATTTGCATGTCAGTTGCTGAAATTGCTTCAAAATTTCAAGTTGCGGCAATTATTGCTTTTACAGAAAGTGGATTTACTGCTCGAAAAATGTCTCGTTATCGCCCAGAAGCAAGAATTATTGCAGCAACGCCTATTGTTAATACAACAAGATCATTAGCTCTTAGTTGGGGAGTAACACCGGTTATTTGTAAAACTATGAAAACACGTTCTAGTATGATGGATTATGCAGAAATCATTGCTAAAGAAAATGGTGTAGCTTCTGGAGATTTAATTCTTGTAACAGGTGGAAAACCTGGTTTAATTGGAGATACTAGTTATTTAGAATTAGTTAGAGTAAAATAA
- a CDS encoding pyridoxal phosphate-dependent aminotransferase, whose amino-acid sequence MNFSKRMDLFSESIFTILAKKANQRKKAGLPVIDFSTGTPNIPPSKKIRETLSKAALDSKNYIYAINDLPELISAVIDWYKRRYNVVLNNDEVCSLLGSQEGLSHLGMILVDEGDIVLVPNPSYPVFKDGPLIAGAKIVEMPLLKENNYLIDFSKIDKNIAKKTKFMVVSYPNNPTCGIANDEFYLNLIQFAKENDIIVLHDNAYSELLFESPGKSFLSYPGAKDVGIEFNSLSKTYGLAGARIGFAVGNSKIIKQIKTLKSNIDYGMFIPIQLAAIEAITGDQSCVEQTRDAYKKRRDAFLTNAKKIGWKINKTKGTMFIWAKIPDKYKTSLDFVNDLFNQTGILFVPGSAFGSYGEGFVRIALIQDVQTIENAFSLIDKTNIFK is encoded by the coding sequence ATGAATTTTTCAAAGAGAATGGATCTATTTTCCGAAAGTATTTTTACTATTTTAGCAAAAAAAGCAAATCAAAGAAAAAAAGCCGGTTTACCTGTAATTGATTTTAGTACTGGTACTCCGAATATACCTCCTTCAAAAAAAATACGAGAAACTCTTTCAAAAGCAGCATTAGATTCTAAAAATTATATTTATGCAATCAATGATTTACCAGAATTAATCAGTGCTGTAATTGACTGGTATAAAAGAAGGTACAATGTTGTCTTAAATAATGATGAAGTTTGTTCTTTATTAGGTTCACAAGAAGGTTTATCTCATTTAGGGATGATATTAGTTGATGAAGGTGATATTGTTTTAGTTCCTAATCCTAGCTATCCTGTATTTAAAGATGGGCCTTTAATTGCAGGGGCAAAAATAGTAGAAATGCCACTATTAAAAGAAAATAATTATTTAATAGACTTTAGTAAAATAGATAAAAATATTGCAAAAAAAACTAAATTTATGGTTGTTTCATATCCAAATAATCCTACATGTGGAATTGCAAATGATGAGTTTTATCTAAATTTAATTCAATTTGCTAAAGAAAACGATATTATTGTTTTACATGATAATGCTTATAGCGAGTTATTATTTGAATCACCAGGCAAAAGCTTTTTATCATATCCTGGAGCTAAAGATGTTGGAATTGAATTTAATTCATTATCAAAAACATATGGTTTAGCAGGGGCTAGAATTGGTTTTGCGGTTGGAAATAGCAAAATAATTAAACAAATTAAAACTTTAAAATCTAATATTGACTATGGTATGTTCATTCCAATTCAATTAGCCGCAATTGAAGCAATAACTGGGGATCAATCATGTGTTGAACAAACACGGGATGCATACAAAAAACGTCGAGATGCTTTTTTAACTAATGCTAAAAAAATTGGTTGGAAAATTAATAAAACTAAAGGTACTATGTTTATCTGGGCCAAAATACCTGATAAATATAAAACGTCATTAGATTTTGTAAATGATTTATTTAACCAAACAGGAATTTTATTTGTTCCAGGCAGTGCATTTGGTTCTTATGGAGAAGGATTTGTTAGAATTGCATTGATTCAAGATGTTCAAACAATTGAAAATGCATTTTCATTAATTGATAAAACAAATATATTTAAGTAA
- the spoIVA gene encoding stage IV sporulation protein A: METKNILHDIAKRCDGDIYLGVVGPVRSGKSSFIKRFMEKAVIPYIEDKDAKLRAIDELPQSGKGKMIMTVEPKFIPNQAVEMLMDENFRVNIRLVDCVGYVIDGAKGYEDEQGIRYVKTPWYLESIPFDQAAKVGTKKVIQDHSTIGIVITSDGSICDIPGENYREATDSIIEELLEIDKPFIVIVNSKDINSNVCKKEVERLSDKYDVPVIAMDVTNMEEPQIVSLLKDALYEFKISEVRIEVPKWLAMMSSNHWLKQTLDTSLKESLQSIKKFKDVERIAESICQYDFVDKAYLTGIDTSTSSATLKIEERDGLYNEILEEIIGDRGFDQATFLTFIQELVDIKKEYEGFSNAVRMVKQTGYGYAIPKLEEIELSEPELIKQGPRYGMKLVSKAGTTYMIKIDIESTFEPIIGSKEQAEAFIDYLNSNGNDKKAIFDCDVFGRKLGDLIEEGMYIKLNAIPENASQRIHDILSKIVNKGKSNVIAIVL; the protein is encoded by the coding sequence ATGGAAACTAAAAATATCTTACATGATATCGCTAAAAGATGTGATGGGGACATATATTTGGGGGTTGTAGGACCGGTTAGAAGTGGCAAGTCTTCATTTATTAAACGTTTTATGGAAAAAGCTGTAATACCATATATTGAAGATAAAGATGCAAAATTACGAGCAATTGATGAATTACCACAATCAGGTAAAGGTAAAATGATAATGACAGTTGAACCGAAATTTATTCCTAATCAAGCAGTTGAGATGCTCATGGACGAAAATTTTAGAGTAAATATTCGTCTAGTTGATTGTGTTGGTTATGTAATTGATGGTGCAAAAGGATATGAAGATGAACAAGGAATTCGATATGTTAAAACACCTTGGTATTTAGAATCAATACCTTTTGATCAAGCAGCAAAAGTAGGAACAAAAAAGGTTATTCAAGATCATTCTACAATTGGAATTGTAATTACTAGTGATGGTAGTATTTGTGATATTCCGGGTGAAAATTATAGAGAGGCAACTGATAGTATTATTGAAGAGTTATTGGAAATTGATAAACCATTTATTGTAATTGTTAATAGCAAAGATATAAATAGCAATGTATGTAAAAAAGAAGTAGAACGTTTAAGTGATAAATATGATGTACCAGTAATTGCTATGGATGTAACAAATATGGAAGAACCACAAATTGTTTCTTTACTAAAAGATGCATTATATGAATTTAAAATTAGTGAAGTACGTATTGAAGTGCCTAAATGGTTAGCAATGATGTCGAGTAATCATTGGTTAAAGCAAACATTAGATACATCTTTAAAAGAATCATTACAATCAATTAAAAAATTTAAAGATGTTGAAAGAATTGCTGAATCTATTTGTCAATATGATTTTGTTGATAAAGCGTATTTAACAGGTATTGATACCAGTACATCTAGTGCCACATTAAAAATAGAAGAACGGGATGGATTATATAATGAAATATTAGAAGAAATAATTGGAGATAGAGGATTTGATCAAGCTACGTTTTTAACATTTATTCAAGAGTTAGTAGATATAAAAAAAGAATATGAAGGATTTTCTAATGCAGTAAGAATGGTTAAACAAACAGGATATGGTTATGCTATTCCAAAGCTTGAAGAAATTGAATTAAGTGAACCAGAATTAATAAAACAGGGACCTAGATATGGGATGAAATTGGTTTCTAAAGCAGGAACTACGTATATGATTAAAATTGATATTGAAAGTACCTTTGAACCAATTATTGGTTCAAAGGAACAAGCAGAAGCATTTATTGACTATTTAAATTCTAATGGAAATGATAAAAAAGCAATTTTTGATTGCGATGTTTTTGGAAGAAAATTAGGTGATTTAATTGAAGAAGGAATGTACATTAAGCTAAATGCAATTCCTGAAAATGCTAGTCAACGGATACACGATATATTATCAAAAATAGTTAATAAAGGAAAAAGTAATGTTATTGCAATTGTGCTATAA
- a CDS encoding HU family DNA-binding protein — protein MNKKELIESVSKERNLTKKDAEILVDTVFNTITRSVIEGDKVLISGFGTFKVNDRKARKGISPKTQEEMIIPASKTVTFKPSNRLKDAMN, from the coding sequence ATGAATAAAAAAGAATTGATTGAATCAGTATCTAAAGAAAGAAACTTAACTAAAAAAGATGCCGAAATTTTAGTTGATACAGTTTTTAATACAATTACTCGCAGTGTTATTGAAGGTGACAAAGTTCTAATTTCTGGATTTGGTACATTCAAAGTAAATGATCGTAAAGCTCGTAAAGGAATTTCTCCTAAAACTCAAGAAGAAATGATCATTCCTGCTAGTAAAACTGTTACATTTAAACCAAGTAATCGTTTAAAAGATGCAATGAACTAA
- a CDS encoding zinc metallopeptidase — protein sequence MPFYYYPMSSAYILGYLLVAIGAIIMIYAQIKVNKTYSKYEKVPNSRGITGAMVAREILDRNGLSDIKINRVSGKLSDHYDPRNRTINLSQGIFDGTSIAALAVASHECGHAIQHKLHYRPLVFRNAIIPFCNIGQYLGWVAVFIGLLMGNSSVAWIGVILMSGILLFQLVTLPVEFDASSRALQILKTNYLTGNEYSGAKSMLSAAAFTYVAAMLSTILSLLRIVLIVIGNDRD from the coding sequence ATGCCATTTTATTATTATCCAATGTCATCTGCTTATATATTAGGTTATTTATTGGTTGCCATTGGAGCAATAATTATGATTTATGCACAAATAAAAGTAAATAAAACGTATAGTAAATATGAAAAAGTTCCTAATAGTAGAGGAATAACGGGAGCGATGGTTGCTCGTGAAATACTCGATCGAAACGGACTAAGTGATATTAAAATAAATCGAGTGAGTGGGAAATTATCTGATCATTATGATCCTAGAAATAGAACTATTAATTTATCTCAAGGAATTTTTGATGGGACATCGATTGCTGCTTTAGCAGTTGCTAGTCATGAATGTGGACATGCAATTCAACATAAACTTCATTATCGTCCACTTGTATTTAGAAATGCAATTATTCCTTTTTGTAATATTGGACAATATTTAGGATGGGTTGCTGTTTTTATCGGTTTGTTGATGGGAAATTCAAGCGTTGCTTGGATTGGAGTTATTTTAATGAGTGGTATTTTACTTTTTCAACTTGTAACTTTACCTGTTGAATTTGATGCATCATCTAGAGCATTACAAATATTGAAAACAAATTATTTGACTGGTAATGAGTATAGTGGTGCAAAATCAATGTTATCAGCTGCAGCTTTTACTTATGTTGCAGCAATGCTATCAACTATTTTATCATTACTTAGAATTGTGTTGATTGTAATTGGTAATGATCGCGATTAG
- a CDS encoding DnaD domain-containing protein, whose amino-acid sequence MLKELIENKCIDIGRLLLLRAKELQIEDNECHILLLVYNLKEIGVKTVTPQMIQNYSTLSNQELNKVLGSLLEKKFIYNHLGAINLNNLTEKLLDKDEDSAEKENDFDLIAIFEEQFARALSPIEINIIKEWKNSNYSDDMIVKALKEAVKSQVFNFRYIERILINWSQNGVKQRYIEQDEPKRTVPVSDYKWWENE is encoded by the coding sequence ATGTTAAAAGAATTAATAGAAAATAAATGTATTGATATAGGACGTTTATTGTTGTTAAGAGCTAAAGAATTACAGATTGAAGATAATGAATGTCATATTTTGTTACTTGTATATAATTTAAAAGAAATTGGAGTAAAAACGGTAACACCTCAAATGATTCAAAATTATTCAACTTTGTCTAATCAAGAACTTAACAAGGTATTGGGAAGTTTATTGGAGAAAAAGTTTATTTATAATCATTTAGGTGCAATTAATTTAAATAATCTTACTGAGAAGTTACTAGATAAAGATGAAGATAGTGCTGAAAAAGAAAATGATTTTGATTTGATTGCTATTTTTGAAGAACAATTTGCAAGAGCCTTATCACCAATTGAAATTAATATAATTAAGGAATGGAAAAATTCTAATTATAGTGATGATATGATTGTAAAGGCATTAAAAGAAGCAGTTAAAAGCCAAGTTTTCAATTTTAGATATATTGAAAGGATTCTTATTAATTGGTCTCAAAATGGAGTAAAACAGCGTTATATTGAACAGGATGAACCTAAACGAACTGTACCAGTAAGTGATTATAAGTGGTGGGAAAATGAATAA
- the nth gene encoding endonuclease III: MNKEKTTRVLNYLEELFPDAYCELNHDSDFQLLVAVMLSAQTTDKKVNELTKDLFKKYPDVKTMSQASLIQLQEDIKTIGLYRNKAKNLLAMSKMLIDKYDGKVPSVQKELESLPGVGRKTANVVRSVAFDIPAFAVDTHVERISKRLGFAKKDDNVLNVEKKLCRSIPKERWNKAHHQFIFFGRYFCKATNPNCKECKLFDMCKDSIKKDRIK; this comes from the coding sequence ATGAATAAAGAAAAAACAACTAGAGTATTAAATTATTTAGAGGAGTTATTTCCTGATGCATACTGTGAATTAAATCATGATAGTGATTTTCAATTATTAGTAGCAGTAATGTTATCAGCACAAACAACCGATAAAAAGGTTAATGAATTAACAAAAGATTTATTTAAAAAATATCCTGATGTAAAAACCATGAGTCAGGCATCGTTAATACAGTTACAAGAGGATATTAAAACTATTGGATTATATCGTAATAAAGCTAAAAACCTTTTAGCAATGTCTAAAATGTTAATTGATAAATATGATGGTAAAGTACCTAGTGTGCAAAAAGAATTAGAAAGTTTGCCAGGTGTTGGACGTAAAACGGCTAATGTAGTACGTTCGGTTGCATTTGATATTCCTGCTTTTGCAGTTGATACACATGTTGAAAGAATTTCTAAACGATTAGGATTTGCAAAAAAAGATGATAATGTCTTAAATGTTGAAAAAAAATTATGTCGTTCAATTCCTAAGGAACGATGGAATAAAGCACATCATCAATTTATTTTTTTTGGTAGATATTTTTGTAAAGCAACTAATCCAAATTGTAAAGAATGTAAATTGTTTGATATGTGTAAAGATTCTATAAAAAAGGATAGAATCAAATAA
- a CDS encoding transglycosylase domain-containing protein, translating into MTNKPIKTKSKTKLNWKKIFTSLGIVMIVLCLAGGSFFAWTIYKETEDFSAKKLLSEEPSKIYDDKGELMYTYGSDVNGKRENITYEDLPQVLIDAVVAAEDSRFFEHDGFDLPRIAKTLITNLAHLSIRGGGSTITQQVIKKSYFPKEEQTYTRKISEIFLAIQATKEVSKEEILTLYLNKIYFGRSTNSIGIAAASKYYFNKEVSQLTLPEAALLAGTLNSPSAYDPYYNLDLATKRRDIILNLMVDHGYITQKECDLAKQVKIENMLCRGTSTSDDSLAAYVDLVTKEVKEKAGLDPTETQMEIYTYCNQELQKRATAMANGETYKYSDEDMQMGGSVQSTQDGRIVAVIGGHNYKSGDLNKATVKQQPGSSIKPILDYGMAYKYLDWCTGHTVKDEPIEAGIKNWDNQFHGSMTISEALENSWNIPAYTTFQEVKKVAGSKNLTEDLESLGIDMSDQDPDLPDSYAIGGWSTGVSPVEMAGAYATVANNGKYIESHTVNYIEVAKDNETIKVDEQLQKKATNSIGEDVSFMIRETMLSYTSNGSGSYAYLNGIDNIGAKTGTSNWDSKSSYVKAGKSRDLWMTGYTPDYTCSVWMGFDTEGIKKGKNTSDYKAYPGRVVGELLEYLEDTTADKKSYPKQPDNVEKIEIVAGVYPYVSPNSNTPSDKIITAWAKNGTGPASSSNSSSEEEYDINSLSSFNASLSSNGKIHVEFSQYEPANAATDENANEATKLYGVIEYVVEVTNPNTNEVLYSTTLNAPTGTINYTPSNRVNVTGYYRFQKAHEKVSNKITKSVGTDKLDDTIDYSITSNGSSVSNGSTITNNLITIKVNAQNSSNTISIDFYTSDGNAYGDSIVFTGSSSREIELTPGQYTVRISESNDSRTITDTITFTIESSNN; encoded by the coding sequence ATGACAAATAAGCCTATAAAAACAAAATCAAAAACGAAATTGAATTGGAAAAAAATATTTACAAGTTTAGGAATTGTAATGATTGTTTTATGTCTTGCTGGAGGATCATTTTTTGCATGGACTATCTATAAAGAAACAGAAGATTTTTCAGCAAAAAAATTACTTTCAGAAGAACCTAGTAAAATATACGATGATAAAGGTGAATTAATGTATACATATGGAAGTGATGTTAATGGTAAACGTGAAAACATCACTTATGAAGATTTACCACAAGTATTAATTGATGCTGTTGTTGCAGCAGAAGATTCAAGATTTTTTGAGCATGACGGTTTTGATTTACCACGTATTGCTAAAACACTAATTACAAATTTAGCACATTTAAGTATTCGTGGTGGTGGTTCAACAATTACTCAGCAGGTAATAAAAAAATCTTATTTTCCTAAAGAAGAGCAAACATATACTCGTAAAATAAGTGAAATATTTTTAGCTATTCAAGCTACAAAAGAAGTAAGTAAAGAAGAAATTCTTACTTTATATTTAAATAAAATTTATTTTGGACGTAGTACTAATTCAATCGGTATTGCTGCTGCTAGTAAATATTATTTTAATAAAGAAGTATCACAACTTACATTACCAGAAGCTGCACTATTAGCTGGTACCTTGAATTCACCAAGTGCCTATGATCCATATTATAATTTAGATTTAGCAACAAAACGTCGTGATATTATTTTAAATTTAATGGTTGATCATGGATATATTACTCAAAAAGAATGTGATTTAGCTAAACAAGTTAAAATTGAAAATATGTTATGCCGTGGAACTTCAACTTCTGATGATTCTTTAGCTGCATATGTTGATTTAGTTACCAAAGAAGTTAAAGAAAAAGCTGGATTAGATCCAACTGAAACTCAAATGGAAATCTATACATACTGCAATCAGGAATTACAAAAAAGAGCAACTGCCATGGCAAATGGTGAAACATATAAATATAGTGATGAAGATATGCAAATGGGTGGAAGTGTTCAATCTACACAAGATGGCCGTATTGTTGCAGTAATTGGTGGCCATAATTATAAATCTGGAGACTTAAATAAAGCTACAGTAAAACAACAACCTGGTTCTTCAATTAAACCAATTCTTGATTATGGAATGGCCTATAAATACTTAGATTGGTGTACTGGTCATACAGTAAAAGATGAACCAATTGAAGCCGGAATTAAAAACTGGGATAATCAATTTCATGGTTCAATGACGATTTCAGAAGCTTTAGAAAATTCTTGGAATATTCCTGCTTATACTACTTTCCAAGAAGTAAAAAAAGTTGCTGGTTCTAAAAATCTTACTGAAGACCTTGAATCATTAGGAATAGACATGTCTGATCAAGATCCTGATTTACCTGATTCTTATGCAATTGGTGGTTGGAGTACTGGTGTAAGTCCAGTAGAAATGGCTGGAGCCTATGCAACAGTAGCAAATAATGGTAAATATATTGAATCACATACTGTAAATTATATTGAAGTTGCAAAAGACAATGAAACAATTAAAGTAGACGAACAGTTACAAAAAAAAGCTACTAATAGTATTGGTGAAGATGTTTCTTTCATGATTCGTGAAACAATGTTAAGCTATACTAGTAATGGTTCAGGAAGTTATGCATATTTAAATGGTATTGATAACATTGGTGCTAAAACCGGTACTTCTAACTGGGATAGTAAAAGTAGCTATGTAAAAGCTGGAAAAAGCCGTGATTTATGGATGACAGGATATACACCTGATTACACTTGTTCAGTCTGGATGGGATTTGATACTGAAGGAATTAAAAAAGGAAAAAATACTTCTGATTATAAAGCTTATCCAGGTCGCGTTGTAGGTGAGTTACTTGAATATTTAGAAGACACTACAGCTGATAAAAAATCATATCCTAAACAACCTGACAATGTTGAAAAAATAGAAATTGTAGCTGGTGTTTACCCATACGTTAGCCCTAATTCAAATACACCAAGTGATAAAATCATCACTGCATGGGCTAAAAATGGAACTGGACCTGCTAGTTCTTCTAATTCATCATCTGAAGAAGAATATGATATTAATAGTTTATCATCATTTAATGCCTCACTTTCAAGTAATGGAAAAATTCATGTTGAATTTTCTCAATACGAACCAGCAAATGCTGCTACTGATGAAAATGCAAATGAAGCAACTAAATTATATGGTGTAATTGAATACGTTGTTGAAGTGACTAATCCTAATACTAATGAAGTCTTATATTCAACAACTCTTAATGCCCCTACTGGTACAATAAATTATACTCCTTCCAATAGAGTTAATGTTACTGGATATTATCGTTTTCAAAAAGCTCATGAAAAAGTATCTAACAAAATTACTAAATCAGTTGGTACTGATAAGTTAGATGATACTATTGATTATTCCATTACTTCCAACGGTTCATCAGTTAGTAATGGAAGTACAATTACAAATAACTTGATTACAATAAAAGTAAATGCACAAAATAGTTCAAATACTATTAGTATTGATTTTTATACAAGTGACGGTAATGCATATGGAGATTCCATTGTCTTTACAGGTAGTAGCTCTAGAGAAATTGAATTAACACCAGGTCAGTATACGGTTAGAATTTCTGAATCTAATGATTCTAGAACAATTACTGATACAATTACATTTACAATTGAAAGTTCAAATAACTAA
- the recU gene encoding Holliday junction resolvase RecU: protein MVNYPNLKKATVHQTKLIDGKLNTRHRGMNLEEDLNLTNKYYLANGIANIHKKPTPIQIVRVDYPKRSAAKIIEAYFKTPSTTDYNGIYKGKYLDFEAKETKRQNFPFTNISVHQIEHLRSIIKHQGIAFVIIAFTHLNEVYLIDASYIIEAYYQPNQKSISYYAIKERGHLIEQGFNPRLNYLKIIDQYYLGGHENDK, encoded by the coding sequence ATGGTAAATTATCCAAATTTAAAAAAAGCGACCGTTCATCAAACTAAATTAATTGATGGAAAATTAAATACACGTCATCGTGGAATGAATCTTGAAGAAGATCTAAATCTTACAAATAAATATTACTTAGCTAATGGGATTGCAAACATTCATAAAAAACCTACTCCGATACAAATTGTAAGAGTAGATTATCCAAAAAGATCAGCAGCTAAAATTATAGAAGCATATTTTAAAACACCTTCTACTACTGATTACAATGGTATTTATAAAGGAAAATATTTAGATTTTGAAGCAAAAGAAACAAAAAGACAAAATTTTCCTTTTACTAATATTAGTGTTCATCAGATTGAACATTTAAGAAGTATTATAAAGCATCAAGGAATTGCTTTTGTAATTATTGCTTTTACCCATTTAAATGAGGTATACTTAATTGATGCTTCATACATAATTGAAGCATATTATCAACCTAATCAAAAATCTATTTCCTATTATGCAATTAAGGAAAGAGGCCATTTGATTGAACAAGGATTTAATCCCCGATTAAATTATTTAAAAATAATCGATCAATATTATTTAGGAGGTCACGAAAATGACAAATAA
- a CDS encoding DivIVA domain-containing protein has product MEQKIILSPKKIVAKEFKVDFKGYNAEEVDHFLDIIVKDYETFAAMLNASYDKIDQLESRLNEQKIKIVKLEREKALQDDNIHAMEENLSTNVDILKRLSLLEKVVFNQNK; this is encoded by the coding sequence GTGGAACAAAAAATTATTTTAAGTCCTAAAAAAATAGTTGCTAAAGAGTTTAAAGTAGATTTTAAAGGATATAACGCTGAAGAAGTAGATCATTTTTTAGATATCATTGTTAAAGATTATGAAACTTTTGCTGCAATGTTAAATGCATCATATGATAAAATCGATCAGTTAGAATCACGTTTAAATGAGCAAAAAATAAAAATAGTTAAATTGGAACGTGAAAAAGCTTTACAAGATGATAATATACATGCTATGGAAGAAAACTTGTCAACAAATGTTGATATTTTAAAAAGATTATCTTTATTAGAAAAAGTTGTATTTAATCAAAACAAATAA